In Gemmatimonadota bacterium, the following proteins share a genomic window:
- a CDS encoding TIM barrel protein produces MRLCLDSFVPPLERITKGTASWVRELGFDVIGVDLEPAVPVDANACRAVREILEDEGVSIGQVWSVGTPLVRPDPDESAAHLEVLRERVPLAAALGCRVLLTEAGGMHPANAWYPHPENHGEEALARLVAALKEIAPFAADHGVIIAPEMSLMTILSTVARAEAMVAEVGHPGVGVNFDPANILDPLSLFGSGAFVDDAFDRLGGHIVNVHAKDAAARNVPLIVHLEERPAGQGVLDYERLLRRAASLPEWTCIVVEHLTDYGQVDAVRRFLVETAEKAGVRFE; encoded by the coding sequence ATGAGACTATGCCTGGATAGTTTCGTCCCGCCGCTCGAGCGAATCACGAAGGGAACCGCAAGCTGGGTCAGGGAGCTGGGTTTCGACGTCATCGGCGTGGACCTGGAACCGGCCGTGCCGGTCGATGCGAACGCCTGCCGCGCAGTCCGCGAGATCCTCGAGGATGAAGGCGTCTCTATCGGGCAGGTCTGGAGCGTGGGCACGCCGCTCGTGCGTCCGGATCCCGATGAATCCGCGGCTCATCTCGAGGTCCTGCGCGAGCGCGTGCCCCTGGCCGCGGCCCTCGGTTGCCGCGTGCTGCTCACGGAGGCCGGCGGCATGCATCCGGCGAACGCCTGGTATCCCCACCCGGAGAACCACGGCGAAGAAGCGCTGGCGCGTCTCGTCGCGGCGTTGAAGGAGATCGCACCCTTCGCCGCGGACCACGGCGTTATCATCGCGCCGGAGATGTCGCTGATGACGATCCTGTCCACGGTGGCCCGGGCGGAAGCCATGGTCGCGGAAGTCGGCCACCCCGGCGTAGGGGTCAACTTCGATCCCGCCAACATACTGGATCCCCTGTCCCTTTTCGGTTCCGGCGCGTTCGTGGACGATGCCTTCGACCGCCTGGGAGGCCACATCGTGAACGTCCACGCCAAGGATGCGGCGGCCCGGAACGTGCCGCTCATCGTGCACCTCGAGGAACGGCCCGCCGGGCAGGGCGTGCTGGACTACGAGCGCCTGTTGCGCCGCGCGGCATCCCTGCCGGAATGGACGTGCATCGTCGTGGAGCACCTGACCGATTACGGACAGGTGGATGCGGTGAGGCGGTTCCTGGTGGAAACGGCCGAAAAGGCGGGCGTGCGGTTCGAGTAA
- a CDS encoding class I SAM-dependent methyltransferase yields the protein MSSRDFFDRVARDWDEMREGYYSDDVRVGALAAAAVEAGKVAADIGAGTGLISQGLIEEGLRVIAVDQSEAILNEMKTKFAGHPAIDYRVGNAEDLPVQAETVDYAFANMCLHHVESPPDAIREMSRILKPGGKLVITDADEHKFEFLREEHHDRWLGFKRTDIRTWFEAAGLRDVRVDDAGTCCEVQSTCCDDFARIGIFMASGQKPAA from the coding sequence ATGAGCAGCAGGGACTTCTTCGATCGCGTCGCCCGGGACTGGGACGAAATGCGCGAAGGGTATTATTCTGACGACGTCCGGGTGGGCGCCCTGGCGGCCGCCGCGGTCGAAGCGGGCAAAGTCGCCGCCGACATCGGCGCCGGCACAGGGTTAATCTCACAGGGCCTGATCGAGGAAGGGCTGCGGGTGATTGCCGTCGACCAGTCCGAAGCCATCCTGAACGAAATGAAGACGAAATTCGCCGGGCACCCGGCGATCGACTATCGCGTCGGAAACGCCGAGGACCTGCCCGTTCAAGCTGAAACGGTCGACTACGCCTTCGCCAACATGTGCCTCCATCACGTTGAATCACCGCCGGACGCCATCCGGGAAATGTCAAGAATCCTGAAACCGGGAGGGAAACTGGTGATCACGGACGCGGACGAACACAAGTTCGAGTTTCTGCGCGAAGAGCACCACGACCGCTGGCTGGGATTCAAGCGAACCGATATCAGGACCTGGTTCGAGGCCGCGGGACTGCGGGACGTCCGCGTGGACGACGCCGGCACCTGCTGCGAAGTGCAGTCGACCTGCTGTGACGATTTCGCCCGCATAGGGATCTTCATGGCCTCGGGGCAGAAACCCGCGGCGTAA
- a CDS encoding phytanoyl-CoA dioxygenase family protein — protein sequence MSPISDEQMAFFEDQGYLMVRGLLDQESVLDPVIEEYGTVLDQLAEELFLAGRIESRYEDLPFGERITKVWGESGMVHQQYFDFTLPQGNIKEDTPFWCGPAVFNVLTNPRLLDAVECFIGPEIYSNPVQHVRIKLPEHLTPINPNTGRIQLGISPWHQDNGVVTKEADDTDMLTVWFSLKEATVDQGCLAVIPESHRDGLLHHCPDIWGLEIPEKVKDRSTAVPQPTKPGDVLFLHKHTCHSSLPNKSNEIRWSYDLRYNPIGQASGRGAFPGFVARSQANPERILTDPVAWNQMWLDARDALAGLPNPSFNRWSKDHELCA from the coding sequence ATGTCACCCATTTCCGACGAACAGATGGCCTTCTTCGAAGACCAGGGATACCTGATGGTGCGGGGCCTGCTGGACCAGGAATCTGTACTCGACCCCGTGATCGAGGAGTACGGAACCGTGCTCGATCAACTGGCGGAAGAGCTCTTCCTGGCCGGTAGAATCGAATCCAGGTACGAAGACCTGCCGTTCGGCGAACGCATCACGAAAGTCTGGGGTGAGAGCGGCATGGTACACCAGCAGTATTTCGATTTCACCCTGCCCCAGGGTAATATCAAGGAAGACACACCGTTCTGGTGCGGTCCCGCGGTGTTCAACGTCCTGACCAACCCCCGGCTGCTCGATGCAGTGGAGTGCTTCATCGGTCCGGAGATCTACTCCAACCCGGTCCAGCACGTGCGCATCAAGCTGCCCGAGCACCTGACGCCGATCAACCCCAACACGGGACGCATTCAACTCGGCATCTCGCCGTGGCACCAGGACAACGGCGTCGTCACGAAAGAGGCCGACGACACCGACATGCTGACGGTCTGGTTCTCGTTGAAAGAGGCGACCGTCGACCAGGGATGCCTGGCCGTCATCCCCGAAAGCCACCGCGACGGGCTGCTTCACCACTGCCCCGATATCTGGGGTCTCGAAATCCCCGAGAAGGTAAAGGACCGGTCCACGGCCGTTCCCCAGCCGACAAAGCCCGGCGACGTCCTGTTCCTGCACAAGCACACCTGCCACTCGTCGCTGCCCAACAAGAGCAACGAGATCCGGTGGAGCTACGACCTGCGCTACAACCCCATCGGCCAGGCGTCGGGACGAGGCGCTTTTCCCGGATTCGTGGCACGCAGTCAGGCCAACCCGGAGCGTATCCTGACTGATCCCGTGGCCTGGAACCAGATGTGGCTGGATGCCAGGGACGCCCTCGCCGGTCTGCCGAACCCGTCCTTCAACCGGTGGAGCAAAGACCACGAGCTCTGCGCGTAG